Proteins encoded by one window of Chrysiogenes arsenatis DSM 11915:
- a CDS encoding Fic family protein — protein sequence MNLLLITQGEMSKAAMMEALGFTGRDNFEKLYLKPALEKKLLEMTLPEKPKSRNQKYCLTAERRKLLSAT from the coding sequence ATGAATCTTCTACTCATTACTCAAGGGGAAATGAGCAAAGCTGCGATGATGGAAGCCCTTGGTTTTACCGGGAGAGATAACTTTGAAAAACTGTACTTAAAACCGGCATTAGAAAAGAAGTTGCTGGAAATGACCCTCCCCGAAAAACCCAAAAGTCGCAATCAGAAGTACTGCCTCACCGCAGAAAGACGAAAATTACTGTCTGCCACGTGA
- a CDS encoding AAA family ATPase, whose translation MARADLLIRLVQSGIRGDKASFRKVVEAIVAEERAKQHKVLAEKLEEMLNAAPIERPTTNGGGSMLDQRMGNLFHDVMPQRKLSDLILPDEIQQICQGLIQEQHRTDLLRSYNLEPRNRVLLIGPPGNGKTSLAEAIAEALVVPLLVVRYESVVGTYLGETAVRLKKLFEYASTRKCVLFFDEFETLGKERGDLHETGEIKRVVSSLLMQIDNLPSHVMVIGATNHPELLDRAVWRRFQIRMTLPGPTRARLTEWFEKFERRINIPLGYAPSTLAKRLQESNFAEVEEFGTTVFRQYVLEQPNADMKDIVSKTLQSWSARSVTVAQQDKPEVKDA comes from the coding sequence ATGGCAAGAGCGGATTTATTAATTCGACTTGTCCAATCCGGTATACGGGGTGACAAGGCCAGTTTTAGAAAGGTCGTCGAGGCTATTGTCGCCGAAGAGCGAGCCAAACAGCACAAGGTGCTCGCCGAGAAGCTTGAAGAGATGCTCAATGCAGCGCCGATTGAGCGACCCACAACTAATGGCGGCGGCTCTATGCTGGATCAGCGGATGGGTAACCTGTTCCATGATGTTATGCCCCAGCGAAAGCTGTCCGATCTCATCCTTCCTGATGAAATACAACAGATTTGCCAGGGTCTGATCCAGGAACAGCACCGAACCGATTTGCTCAGATCCTACAACTTGGAACCTCGCAACCGCGTACTTCTCATCGGACCGCCGGGCAATGGCAAGACGTCGTTGGCCGAGGCCATTGCAGAAGCACTGGTAGTTCCACTGCTTGTGGTTCGCTATGAGAGCGTCGTCGGTACATACCTGGGCGAGACCGCTGTCCGCCTGAAAAAACTGTTTGAGTATGCCTCCACTCGGAAATGCGTCCTCTTTTTCGACGAGTTTGAAACCCTCGGCAAGGAGCGTGGTGATCTGCACGAAACCGGTGAGATCAAGCGCGTGGTGAGTTCGCTGCTCATGCAGATCGACAACCTGCCGAGCCATGTCATGGTCATCGGGGCAACCAACCATCCGGAACTGCTAGACCGGGCTGTATGGCGGCGCTTCCAGATCCGCATGACGCTGCCCGGCCCGACCCGTGCTCGCCTGACAGAGTGGTTCGAAAAATTCGAGCGCCGGATCAATATCCCTTTAGGATACGCGCCTAGCACTTTGGCCAAACGTCTCCAGGAATCGAATTTCGCGGAAGTCGAAGAGTTCGGTACGACCGTGTTCCGGCAGTATGTGCTCGAACAACCGAACGCCGACATGAAGGATATCGTATCCAAAACCCTCCAGAGCTGGTCTGCTAGGTCAGTCACCGTAGCGCAACAGGACAAACCGGAGGTGAAGGATGCCTGA
- the clpB gene encoding ATP-dependent chaperone ClpB, giving the protein MDMNTFTHKAAEALQSAQNLALVESNSQLEPLHLCQALLDDRQGFIVSVLQKMGVDPTQLASRVQAEVRKLPKVSGAGAQVYASQDFSRVAAFGEKYKKEWGDSFVSVEHLWVALIETASGALKKIFQELSLTVKLTTETIKLLRNNRPVDSQEPEATYNVLEKYGRDLVQAARDGKLDPVIGRDEEIRRAVRILSRRTKNNPVLIGEPGVGKTAIAEGLAHRIVNNDVPEGLKNKIIFSLDMGALIAGAKYRGEFEERLKAVLKEVSESNGRIILFIDELHTIVGAGKTEGAMDAGNLLKPMLARGELHCIGATTLAEYRKHIEKDPALERRFQPILVDEPSVEDTISILRGLKEKFEIHHGVTIHDNAIIAAATLSDRYIADRFLPDKAIDLIDEAAAMVRTEIDSSPAQMDDLYRRIMQLEIEEQALKREKDSASQERLEKLSRELAELKEKYNTMKARWEFEKQGISGQQHLREEIERTRHEIERYQREYNLAKVAELQYGKLVSLEKQLKEHEELQKNRDGESVMLKEEVTPEEIASIVSRWSGIPVSKLVEGEREKLLHLSDTLHQRVVGQDDAVDAVADAVIRARGGLQDPNRPLGSFIFLGPTGVGKTELARALAASLFDSEDNMIRIDMSEYMEKHAVSRLIGAPPGYVGYDEGGQLTEAVRRKPYAVLLFDEIEKAHHDVFNLLLQLLDDGRLTDSHGRTVNFTNTVVIMTSNIGSPLLLDAALKGEPIGDDVRGHIESLLRQSFKPEFLNRVDETIIFEPLTAEQLVQIFRLQIARLAGRLANQRIELRVTDAALESMARAAYEPQFGARPVKRYLQRHLENPIARMIVGGTVSELDCVVVDVDIKGALAVKVER; this is encoded by the coding sequence ATGGACATGAATACTTTCACCCATAAAGCGGCTGAAGCACTGCAGTCGGCACAAAATCTGGCGCTGGTAGAGTCGAATTCTCAACTTGAACCGCTCCACTTGTGTCAAGCGCTGCTGGACGACCGCCAAGGGTTTATCGTATCGGTATTGCAAAAAATGGGAGTTGACCCGACGCAGCTTGCGTCGCGCGTTCAGGCCGAAGTGCGCAAATTACCGAAAGTTTCCGGTGCTGGTGCGCAGGTATACGCCTCGCAGGATTTCAGCCGTGTGGCTGCGTTTGGCGAGAAGTATAAAAAAGAGTGGGGAGACAGCTTTGTCAGTGTGGAGCATTTATGGGTTGCTCTGATTGAAACCGCTTCTGGAGCGTTAAAAAAGATTTTTCAGGAGCTTTCCCTTACTGTCAAACTAACGACGGAAACGATCAAGTTGCTCCGTAACAACCGCCCGGTTGATTCGCAAGAGCCGGAAGCGACTTACAACGTGCTCGAAAAATACGGGCGCGATCTGGTGCAGGCGGCGCGTGATGGCAAGCTCGATCCAGTGATTGGTCGTGATGAGGAAATCCGTCGTGCCGTGCGCATTCTGTCACGGCGCACCAAGAATAACCCCGTGCTCATTGGCGAACCAGGAGTTGGAAAGACCGCCATTGCCGAAGGGTTAGCGCACCGCATTGTCAATAACGATGTCCCTGAAGGGTTGAAAAATAAAATTATCTTTTCGCTCGATATGGGGGCGCTGATTGCCGGTGCCAAGTATCGCGGTGAGTTTGAAGAGCGGCTCAAAGCGGTGCTGAAAGAAGTCAGCGAAAGCAATGGCCGGATTATTCTGTTTATTGACGAACTGCACACCATTGTCGGAGCGGGGAAAACGGAAGGGGCGATGGATGCGGGCAACTTGCTTAAGCCCATGTTGGCGCGTGGCGAGTTGCACTGTATTGGCGCAACCACGCTGGCAGAATATCGCAAGCATATCGAAAAGGACCCCGCACTGGAGCGGCGCTTTCAGCCAATTTTAGTCGATGAGCCGTCGGTGGAAGATACCATCTCTATCTTACGTGGCTTAAAAGAAAAATTCGAAATTCACCACGGCGTAACGATTCACGACAATGCGATTATCGCAGCGGCGACGTTGTCGGATCGCTATATTGCCGACCGTTTCTTGCCCGATAAAGCGATTGACCTGATCGACGAAGCGGCGGCGATGGTACGGACAGAAATCGATTCTTCGCCCGCGCAAATGGACGATCTCTACCGCCGTATTATGCAGCTTGAAATTGAAGAACAAGCGCTGAAGCGGGAAAAGGATAGCGCATCACAGGAGCGTCTCGAAAAGCTCTCACGCGAACTTGCCGAGCTCAAAGAAAAATACAATACGATGAAAGCGCGTTGGGAGTTTGAAAAACAAGGCATTAGTGGACAGCAACATCTGCGCGAAGAAATCGAACGGACACGGCACGAAATCGAGCGCTATCAACGGGAGTACAATCTCGCCAAAGTGGCCGAACTGCAATACGGCAAGCTGGTTTCGCTCGAAAAACAACTCAAAGAGCACGAAGAATTGCAGAAAAACCGTGATGGCGAATCGGTGATGCTGAAAGAGGAAGTGACACCGGAGGAGATCGCTTCCATCGTTTCGCGCTGGAGCGGCATCCCTGTCAGTAAACTTGTCGAAGGGGAACGCGAAAAGTTGCTGCATCTCAGCGACACGTTGCATCAGCGGGTGGTTGGGCAGGACGATGCCGTCGATGCGGTGGCCGATGCCGTCATTCGCGCACGTGGTGGCTTACAGGATCCCAATCGCCCACTTGGCTCTTTTATTTTCCTTGGACCGACGGGCGTCGGGAAAACAGAGTTGGCGCGCGCCCTTGCGGCGTCGTTATTTGATAGCGAAGACAACATGATCCGCATTGATATGTCGGAGTACATGGAAAAACATGCCGTTTCCCGTTTAATCGGCGCGCCTCCGGGATATGTTGGGTACGACGAAGGTGGCCAGTTGACCGAAGCGGTGCGGCGTAAACCGTATGCGGTGCTGTTGTTTGACGAAATTGAAAAGGCGCACCATGACGTTTTCAACTTGCTGTTGCAGCTCCTTGACGACGGACGGTTGACCGATAGTCATGGCCGGACGGTGAATTTTACCAACACGGTGGTGATTATGACGTCGAACATTGGTTCGCCACTGCTGCTTGACGCAGCGCTAAAAGGGGAGCCGATTGGCGATGATGTCCGTGGCCATATTGAATCGCTGTTGCGTCAATCATTTAAGCCAGAGTTTCTGAACCGTGTTGACGAGACGATAATCTTTGAGCCATTAACCGCCGAGCAGTTAGTGCAGATCTTCCGCTTGCAAATTGCTCGTTTGGCCGGACGTTTAGCGAACCAACGGATCGAGCTGCGGGTCACCGATGCGGCGCTTGAGAGTATGGCGCGCGCGGCGTATGAACCACAGTTTGGTGCCCGTCCAGTGAAGCGCTATTTGCAGCGCCATCTGGAAAATCCCATTGCGCGGATGATCGTTGGCGGTACCGTCAGCGAGCTTGATTGTGTTGTTGTTGATGTGGACATCAAAGGGGCGCTGGCAGTGAAAGTCGAGCGGTAA
- a CDS encoding regulatory protein RecX, translating into MEESCRAPFQTVCRALARRDYHSAELRQKLRQKEYDEQTIDTVLEEAERLQLLDDKRFLQGFLRMELQRGHGWWYISSKLRGRGIDTAIDADTYDEILENALPEIVRRLERWAGGKEHLITDANSRRRVYGDVLLKRGFRSGDIEAILGYEECE; encoded by the coding sequence ATGGAAGAATCGTGCCGCGCCCCATTCCAAACCGTGTGCCGCGCTCTTGCCCGCCGCGATTACCATAGTGCCGAACTGCGACAAAAACTCCGGCAAAAAGAGTACGATGAACAAACTATAGATACCGTGCTGGAAGAAGCCGAACGCCTCCAGTTACTTGACGACAAGCGGTTTTTACAGGGATTCCTGCGCATGGAACTCCAGCGTGGTCACGGCTGGTGGTATATCAGCAGCAAACTACGTGGGCGCGGCATCGACACTGCGATTGACGCAGACACGTACGACGAAATACTGGAAAACGCTCTCCCCGAAATCGTCCGCCGCCTTGAGCGCTGGGCAGGTGGCAAAGAGCACCTGATAACCGATGCAAACTCACGGCGGCGTGTCTATGGCGATGTTCTCCTCAAACGCGGATTTCGCAGTGGGGATATAGAAGCCATACTAGGATATGAGGAATGTGAGTAA
- a CDS encoding nucleoside recognition domain-containing protein — MRAVFVAITQTFRDAVSISKILFKILIPVVIIMKVLTELGLVTWLGTLFSPFMALAGLPGNLGIVFVTALLTNLYGGIIAFVTIFPETPLTVAQVTVIATMMLVAHNFPVELAVARKAGMRVTLHLLVRLIGAFLLGALLFYTYKWGGWLQQPATLLWTPPTTDVGLLHWAWGELQKLAVIFGIVFAMLLGMRLLKYARINDGIEWLLRPILRPVGIGREATSVTLIGMMLGLAYGGGLIIREAQSGNLPDRDIFASITLMGLTHSVIEDTLLMMLIGGHLSGLLWGRIAFSLIAAYLIMRFLRAIPTTYFYRYAFHEK, encoded by the coding sequence ATGCGCGCCGTATTTGTAGCGATAACTCAGACTTTTCGTGATGCCGTCAGCATCAGCAAAATTTTATTTAAAATCCTGATCCCCGTTGTCATCATCATGAAAGTGCTCACCGAACTCGGCTTGGTTACTTGGCTCGGGACACTCTTCAGCCCATTTATGGCACTCGCAGGATTACCAGGAAATCTTGGCATTGTCTTTGTCACCGCGCTGCTAACCAACCTGTACGGCGGCATTATCGCCTTTGTCACCATCTTTCCAGAAACCCCGCTGACCGTAGCGCAGGTGACGGTAATTGCCACGATGATGCTTGTCGCTCATAATTTTCCCGTCGAACTGGCCGTCGCACGCAAAGCAGGGATGCGCGTGACACTCCATCTGCTCGTCCGACTTATCGGCGCCTTTCTCCTCGGCGCGCTGCTCTTTTACACGTATAAATGGGGTGGTTGGCTGCAACAACCGGCAACATTACTTTGGACACCACCCACCACTGATGTGGGCTTATTGCATTGGGCATGGGGTGAACTGCAGAAACTCGCTGTGATTTTCGGTATCGTGTTCGCGATGCTCCTTGGCATGCGCCTGCTGAAATACGCACGCATTAACGACGGTATTGAATGGCTGCTACGCCCAATCCTGCGCCCCGTTGGCATCGGGCGCGAAGCCACCAGCGTGACGCTGATCGGCATGATGCTTGGGCTGGCGTATGGCGGCGGACTTATTATCCGCGAAGCGCAATCGGGCAATCTGCCTGACCGCGACATCTTTGCGTCAATCACCCTCATGGGGCTCACCCACAGCGTTATCGAAGACACTCTGCTGATGATGCTGATTGGCGGCCACCTCTCCGGTTTACTGTGGGGACGCATCGCTTTTTCGCTGATCGCCGCGTACCTGATTATGCGCTTCCTCCGCGCTATTCCTACCACCTATTTTTACCGCTACGCCTTTCACGAGAAGTAG
- the htpX gene encoding zinc metalloprotease HtpX yields MNFNTLKSIVLMGLLSMLVIAIGGAIGGQSGVMVAFVFAMIMNVGSYWFSDQIVLKMYKAQPITREQAPEIYDMVARLTQRGNLPMPKLYIIPEQTPNAFATGRDPEHGVVALTEGLLRILNRDEIEGVIAHELAHIKHRDILIQTIAAVLASVISMLATMAQFAAIFGSNRDNGQGSNPIAMIAVAIVAPIAAGVIQMAISRSREYQADEGGALMCGKPLALASALGKLETYARGAASMQANPATAHMFIINPLTGKSMANLFSTHPSTQDRIAKLQLLAQRL; encoded by the coding sequence ATGAACTTCAATACGTTGAAATCTATTGTGCTGATGGGTTTGCTCAGTATGCTGGTCATCGCCATCGGCGGAGCTATCGGCGGACAAAGTGGAGTGATGGTTGCCTTTGTTTTTGCCATGATTATGAATGTTGGCTCGTATTGGTTTAGCGATCAAATTGTGCTCAAAATGTACAAGGCGCAACCGATTACTCGCGAACAGGCACCGGAAATCTACGATATGGTGGCTCGCTTGACGCAGCGTGGCAATTTGCCGATGCCGAAGCTCTACATTATCCCTGAGCAGACGCCGAATGCCTTTGCCACAGGGCGCGATCCTGAACACGGGGTCGTGGCACTCACGGAAGGGCTGCTGCGGATTTTGAACCGCGATGAAATCGAAGGGGTAATTGCCCACGAATTGGCTCACATTAAGCACCGCGATATCTTGATTCAAACCATTGCCGCGGTACTTGCTTCGGTTATCAGCATGCTTGCGACCATGGCACAGTTTGCGGCTATCTTCGGTTCAAACCGCGATAATGGGCAGGGGAGCAACCCGATTGCGATGATCGCTGTAGCGATTGTGGCACCGATTGCCGCGGGCGTGATTCAGATGGCTATTTCCCGCTCTCGGGAATATCAAGCCGATGAAGGTGGGGCGCTGATGTGTGGCAAACCGTTGGCACTCGCTTCGGCGCTGGGGAAACTCGAAACCTACGCACGTGGGGCGGCGTCAATGCAGGCGAATCCGGCAACCGCGCACATGTTTATTATCAATCCGCTAACTGGCAAGAGTATGGCGAACCTTTTTAGCACTCATCCTTCGACGCAGGATCGGATTGCAAAGCTGCAGCTTTTGGCGCAACGGCTATAG
- a CDS encoding 2-isopropylmalate synthase: MNRKILVFDTTLRDGEQSPGCSMNIEEKVALAKQLEKLNVDVIEAGFPIASIGDFEAVKAVAEAVSRPIVAGLSRANEKDIYRCYEAVQHAKQGRIHTFLATSDIHLQAKLKMSREQALERAISAVKYARNLIDDVEFSLEDAGRTDRDYMCQVVEALINAGARTINLPDTVGYTIPSEFYDMITSVMNRVPNIDKAVISLHCHNDLGLAVANSLAGIQAGAGQVECTINGIGERAGNASLEEIVMSLKTRAPYFGVDTGIVTEEIYRTSKLLSSIIGVDVQPNKAVVGKNAFAHEAGIHQHGMLEDKRTYEIMTPESIGLPKNELVLGKHSGRHAFKARLEEMGYTIDDEQLQAAFVKFKDLADRKKEVFDEDLELIVNEGLKEYKSGYTLAYVGTTAGSSIIPTSCVTIIAQGENGETSITETAIGDGPVEASYHAINKATGLPGKLIEYQVKAVSKGEDAVGDVTVKIQFEGLDRLVTGKGASTDVLHGSALAYIDAVNKAKVRLDMKKHDAGQEVIRERI, translated from the coding sequence ATGAACAGAAAAATACTCGTCTTTGATACCACCTTGCGCGACGGCGAGCAGTCGCCGGGCTGTTCGATGAATATTGAAGAAAAAGTTGCCTTGGCGAAACAATTAGAAAAATTGAATGTCGACGTTATTGAAGCCGGCTTCCCAATTGCTTCTATCGGCGACTTTGAAGCGGTTAAAGCCGTTGCCGAAGCCGTGTCGCGCCCTATCGTTGCCGGGCTTTCCCGCGCCAATGAAAAAGATATTTATCGCTGTTATGAGGCCGTTCAACACGCCAAGCAAGGGCGCATTCATACGTTCCTTGCGACCAGCGACATTCACTTGCAAGCCAAGCTAAAAATGAGCCGTGAACAGGCGCTGGAACGGGCGATTTCGGCGGTGAAGTACGCCAGAAACTTGATTGATGACGTCGAATTTTCGCTGGAAGACGCTGGCCGTACCGACCGCGATTATATGTGTCAAGTGGTTGAAGCGTTGATCAACGCCGGTGCGCGCACGATCAATCTGCCCGATACCGTTGGCTACACGATCCCGTCTGAGTTTTACGATATGATCACCTCGGTCATGAACCGCGTGCCAAATATCGACAAAGCGGTTATCAGCCTGCACTGCCACAACGACCTTGGCTTAGCCGTCGCCAACTCGCTGGCAGGCATTCAGGCCGGTGCTGGTCAGGTTGAATGCACCATCAATGGGATTGGCGAACGGGCGGGGAATGCCTCACTGGAAGAAATAGTGATGTCACTGAAAACACGCGCACCGTATTTTGGTGTCGATACAGGTATCGTGACAGAGGAAATCTACCGCACAAGCAAGCTGCTCAGCTCCATTATCGGCGTCGATGTGCAGCCCAATAAAGCCGTTGTCGGCAAGAATGCCTTCGCGCACGAAGCGGGAATTCACCAGCACGGCATGCTGGAAGATAAGCGGACGTATGAAATTATGACGCCCGAATCTATCGGGTTGCCGAAAAACGAGCTCGTACTTGGCAAACATTCAGGCCGCCATGCCTTTAAAGCGCGTTTGGAAGAGATGGGCTACACCATTGACGACGAGCAACTGCAAGCCGCCTTTGTCAAGTTCAAGGATTTGGCCGACCGCAAGAAAGAGGTCTTCGACGAAGATCTAGAACTGATCGTGAACGAAGGGCTGAAAGAATATAAAAGCGGGTATACGTTGGCGTATGTCGGCACCACCGCCGGTTCTTCGATCATCCCCACCTCCTGCGTCACCATCATTGCGCAAGGGGAAAATGGTGAAACGTCTATTACCGAAACCGCCATCGGCGACGGCCCCGTCGAAGCGTCCTACCACGCGATCAACAAAGCGACGGGACTACCCGGCAAACTGATTGAATATCAAGTAAAAGCCGTTTCAAAAGGTGAAGACGCTGTTGGCGATGTCACCGTAAAGATTCAGTTTGAAGGGCTTGATCGCTTAGTGACCGGCAAAGGAGCCAGCACCGACGTTCTGCATGGCAGTGCGCTGGCGTATATTGACGCGGTCAACAAAGCAAAAGTTCGCCTTGATATGAAAAAGCACGATGCTGGACAAGAGGTTATCCGCGAGCGGATTTAA
- a CDS encoding S8 family peptidase — MPERPLLLFPTPQVADRTKLPPPRGRIHKPNVFRQGQRLLPMFNQLQAAFETRRVELQQNTAGIDPEQVLVIKTIGSVEHFANAVKRIEGLEWMGELESDEIAPDQDFFDVNNPEKELNGRLYLVMTNQRALDEMLSLWRRYQTDPNMQFERGLTKFRDVFLHLKSIRRWDVQDRLFETGVIDIWQEDLEYDGDRVIPFEAELWFRGSNELRAVSASQITNLVQQAGGRILNQSVIEGIAYHGLLAELPAHAIRDIVENPTTELVKCENVMFFRPVGQMVVGDKSPESDQEISQIEEIPMPTGDPVIALLDGVPLANHSLLAGRLIIDDPDNWENDYTASERVHGSSMASLIVHGDLNRSQPPLSRLVYVRPIMKPWPHSRTLQEAIPENCLAVDLIHRAVKRIFEGDQGEGPVAPRIKIINLSIGDRARQFTQSMSPIARLLDWLSVKYGVLFVVSAGNHPTTISLGVSREEFDSFQTDEFEAATIKALYRDARNRKLLSPAETINGISVGAVHLDEAQVAYQGNRIDPFGRPLPSPVSAFGSGYRRAIKPDVIFYGGRQLYRLPLQPTDPVTIEPAIFRTTPGNKVASPGSLAGEQNATSYSCGTSNATALISRAAGICYDSLQQIFNEHAAEVDPSNYEVPLLKAMLVHGCSWGDVGSRISEVLRTPENGRQLSGLISRWIGYGIPVVDRVLDCTEQRATVLGFGQLSDGEAHVFSLPLPPSLGSRPEWRRLTVTLAWLSPISASTQKYRTASLWFEMNNNGLAPTRSDADWRAVRRGTVQHEVFEGQRAEPFIDGEVIEIKVNCREDAGKIQNPVAYGLAVSLEVAEGLDIAVYNEIRTRIAPAIQIQQATDQGRR, encoded by the coding sequence ATGCCTGAACGCCCACTGCTCCTTTTTCCAACGCCCCAAGTGGCGGACAGAACAAAACTTCCACCACCTCGCGGACGTATTCATAAACCGAATGTTTTCAGGCAAGGTCAACGCCTTTTACCTATGTTCAACCAATTGCAGGCAGCTTTTGAGACCCGCAGGGTAGAACTTCAGCAAAACACGGCAGGCATTGATCCTGAGCAAGTGTTAGTCATTAAAACCATTGGTAGCGTGGAACACTTTGCCAATGCAGTGAAACGTATCGAGGGACTCGAATGGATGGGTGAACTCGAGAGCGACGAGATTGCACCCGACCAAGATTTTTTTGATGTGAATAACCCTGAAAAGGAACTGAATGGGCGTCTGTATCTGGTAATGACCAATCAGCGAGCCCTCGACGAGATGCTGTCCCTGTGGCGACGCTACCAGACTGATCCAAACATGCAGTTCGAGCGTGGCCTTACCAAGTTCCGCGACGTGTTCCTACACTTGAAAAGCATCCGTCGGTGGGATGTTCAGGACAGACTTTTTGAAACCGGCGTGATTGATATCTGGCAGGAGGATCTTGAATACGACGGTGATCGGGTCATTCCGTTTGAGGCTGAGCTTTGGTTTCGTGGAAGCAACGAGCTTCGCGCAGTTAGCGCAAGTCAAATCACGAACCTCGTTCAGCAAGCGGGCGGTCGAATACTGAACCAGTCAGTAATTGAGGGGATCGCCTACCATGGACTCCTAGCCGAACTACCGGCGCATGCCATCCGAGATATCGTGGAGAATCCAACAACTGAACTGGTTAAATGTGAGAACGTCATGTTCTTCAGGCCTGTTGGACAAATGGTAGTCGGAGACAAATCTCCAGAAAGTGATCAGGAAATCTCCCAGATTGAAGAAATACCCATGCCCACTGGTGATCCTGTTATAGCACTTTTGGATGGGGTTCCGCTGGCTAATCACAGTTTATTGGCGGGTCGTTTGATTATTGACGATCCAGATAACTGGGAAAATGATTATACAGCCTCGGAGCGGGTTCATGGAAGCTCAATGGCATCACTCATTGTCCATGGCGACCTGAATCGGTCTCAGCCTCCTCTATCTAGGCTCGTTTATGTTCGACCTATCATGAAGCCATGGCCTCACTCACGCACTCTACAAGAAGCAATTCCAGAAAATTGTCTTGCGGTCGATCTTATCCATAGAGCGGTAAAGCGAATATTCGAGGGTGATCAGGGGGAAGGACCGGTAGCTCCTCGAATTAAAATAATCAACTTGTCAATCGGTGACCGAGCCCGCCAATTCACACAGTCTATGAGCCCGATTGCCAGATTACTGGACTGGTTGAGCGTGAAGTATGGCGTGCTGTTTGTCGTTAGTGCCGGGAATCATCCAACAACAATTTCCTTGGGCGTATCTCGGGAAGAATTCGACTCATTTCAGACTGACGAATTTGAAGCGGCAACAATCAAAGCCCTGTACAGGGACGCCCGGAACAGGAAGCTTCTTTCGCCAGCCGAAACGATTAACGGCATCAGCGTTGGGGCAGTACATTTAGATGAGGCACAAGTTGCTTACCAGGGAAATAGGATAGACCCATTTGGGCGTCCGTTACCCAGTCCCGTTTCAGCATTTGGCAGCGGTTATCGACGTGCAATAAAACCTGACGTTATTTTCTACGGCGGGAGACAGTTGTACCGGTTGCCTTTACAGCCAACCGACCCCGTAACCATTGAGCCCGCGATTTTTCGCACAACCCCTGGAAACAAAGTCGCCTCACCCGGAAGCCTTGCTGGTGAACAAAACGCCACCTCCTACAGTTGTGGAACGAGCAATGCGACTGCTTTGATCAGCAGAGCCGCTGGCATTTGTTACGACTCTCTGCAGCAGATCTTCAATGAGCACGCGGCCGAAGTCGATCCATCCAATTATGAAGTTCCCCTATTGAAGGCGATGTTGGTTCATGGTTGCTCGTGGGGCGATGTAGGTTCACGAATTTCCGAGGTGCTTCGTACTCCTGAAAACGGCCGCCAGCTCAGTGGGCTGATTAGCCGGTGGATCGGTTATGGCATACCGGTGGTGGACCGTGTTCTGGATTGCACAGAACAACGAGCAACAGTCTTGGGCTTCGGGCAGCTTTCCGATGGTGAAGCTCACGTTTTCAGCCTGCCTCTACCTCCATCGCTGGGATCGCGCCCTGAGTGGCGACGCCTGACCGTCACCTTGGCTTGGTTGTCCCCAATCTCGGCAAGCACTCAAAAATATCGCACTGCAAGCCTTTGGTTTGAAATGAACAACAACGGCTTAGCTCCAACTCGAAGTGATGCCGATTGGCGAGCAGTGCGGCGCGGAACAGTCCAACACGAAGTGTTCGAAGGCCAGAGAGCGGAGCCGTTCATCGACGGGGAAGTTATCGAAATCAAAGTGAACTGCCGTGAAGACGCCGGGAAAATCCAGAACCCTGTTGCGTATGGATTGGCCGTGTCATTGGAGGTAGCCGAGGGCCTCGATATCGCTGTTTACAACGAAATCAGAACTCGCATTGCACCTGCGATTCAGATTCAGCAGGCAACAGATCAAGGTAGAAGGTAA